In a genomic window of Salvelinus fontinalis isolate EN_2023a chromosome 7, ASM2944872v1, whole genome shotgun sequence:
- the LOC129860184 gene encoding transcription factor Dp-1-like isoform X1, whose amino-acid sequence MLTADSELNQKRKQLLNIPKKPSRRLHLPHIGADIMAMDAAVMGANGEMKVFYNQNLSPSKGVLSLVTVHPQSLSVGKQLLPKTLGPSNVNIAPHMVMGTPQRPSGSGGLVMGSPHTPSTQYRPQSHPPDASPWSTGKRGTGKKGDKNGKGLRHFSMKVCEKVQKKGVTTYNEVADELVAEFSANDTLLSPGDSHSYDQKNIRRRVYDALNVLMAMNIISKEKKEIRWIGLPTNSAQECQSLEVERQRRLERIKQKQSQLQELILQQIAFKRLVQRNRAAEQQAGRAPPPNSVINLPFIIINTSKRTVIDCSISNDKFEYLFNFDNMFEIHDDIEVLKRMGLACGLEVGHCSPEDLKEARTLVPRALEPYVTEMATGPISNVYITGASSTNGGGRRHTSSADGTVASISNDSHYSGSQGHTPVSYMADEEEDDEDYDDND is encoded by the exons ATGCTAACAGCTGACTCGGAGTTAAATCAGAAAA GGAAGCAATTGCTGAACATCCCAAAGAAACCTTCTAGAAGACTTCATCTCCCACACATAGGAGCTGATATCATGGCAATGGAT GCGGCTGTGATGGGTGCCAACGGAGAGATGAAGGTTTTCTACAACCAGAACCTCAGTCCCAGCAAAG GTGTCCTGTCCCTGGTGACAGTCCAcccacagtctctctctgtggggaAACAACTGCTTCCCAAAACCCTGGGGCCCTCCAACGTCAACATCGCCCCGCACATG GTGATGGGTACTCCTCAGAGGCCCAGTGGGTCAGGCGGGTTAGTGATGGGCAGCCCTCACACACCCAGTACCCAGTACAGACCACAGAGCCATCCCCCTGATGCCTCTCCCTGGTCCACCGG GAAGCGTGGTACTGGTAAGAAGGGGGATAAGAACGGGAAGGGGCTTAGGCATTTCTCCATGAAGGTGTGTGAGAAGGTGCAGAAGAAGGGAGTAACTACCTACAATGAGGTGGCTGACGAGCTCGTGGCAGAGTTCAGCGCCAACGACACCCTCCTCTCGCCCGGCGACTCG CATTCCTACGACCAGAAGAACATCCGACGCCGTGTGTACGATGCACTCAACGTGCTCATGGCCATGAACATCATCTCTAAAGAGAAGAAAGAGATCAGGTGGATCGGCCTGcccaccaactcagcccaggagTGTCAGAGCCTGGAG gtggagagacagagacgacTAGAGAGGATCAAACAGAAACAGTCTCAGCTTCAGGAActcattctacag CAAATAGCGTTCAAGCGCCTGGTGCAGCGTAATCGTGCAGCGGAGCAGCAAGCGGGCAGGGCTCCACCCCCAAACTCTGTCATCAACCTGCccttcatcatcatcaacacctcCAAGAGGACCGTCATCGACTGCAGCATCTCCAACGACAA GTTTGAGTACCTGTTCAACTTTGACAACATGTTTGAGATCCATGATGACATTGAGGTATTGAAGAGAATGGGGCTGGCCTGTGGTCTGGAGGTGGGCCACTGTTCACCAGAGGACCTGAAGGAAGCCCGCACCCTGGTGCCCAGAGCCCTGGAGCCCTATGTTACAG AAATGGCCACGGGTCCAATAAGCAACGTCTACATCACAGGAGCCTCATCTACAAACGGAGGAGGACGCCGTCACACAAG TAGTGCCGATGGCACAGTGGCGTCCATTTCCAACGACTCACACTACAGCGGCTCGCAAGGCCACACTCCCGTGTCCTACATggcagatgaggaagaggatgacgaAGACTACGACGACAATGattaa
- the LOC129860184 gene encoding transcription factor Dp-1-like isoform X2, whose product MAMDAAVMGANGEMKVFYNQNLSPSKGVLSLVTVHPQSLSVGKQLLPKTLGPSNVNIAPHMVMGTPQRPSGSGGLVMGSPHTPSTQYRPQSHPPDASPWSTGKRGTGKKGDKNGKGLRHFSMKVCEKVQKKGVTTYNEVADELVAEFSANDTLLSPGDSHSYDQKNIRRRVYDALNVLMAMNIISKEKKEIRWIGLPTNSAQECQSLEVERQRRLERIKQKQSQLQELILQQIAFKRLVQRNRAAEQQAGRAPPPNSVINLPFIIINTSKRTVIDCSISNDKFEYLFNFDNMFEIHDDIEVLKRMGLACGLEVGHCSPEDLKEARTLVPRALEPYVTEMATGPISNVYITGASSTNGGGRRHTSSADGTVASISNDSHYSGSQGHTPVSYMADEEEDDEDYDDND is encoded by the exons ATGGCAATGGAT GCGGCTGTGATGGGTGCCAACGGAGAGATGAAGGTTTTCTACAACCAGAACCTCAGTCCCAGCAAAG GTGTCCTGTCCCTGGTGACAGTCCAcccacagtctctctctgtggggaAACAACTGCTTCCCAAAACCCTGGGGCCCTCCAACGTCAACATCGCCCCGCACATG GTGATGGGTACTCCTCAGAGGCCCAGTGGGTCAGGCGGGTTAGTGATGGGCAGCCCTCACACACCCAGTACCCAGTACAGACCACAGAGCCATCCCCCTGATGCCTCTCCCTGGTCCACCGG GAAGCGTGGTACTGGTAAGAAGGGGGATAAGAACGGGAAGGGGCTTAGGCATTTCTCCATGAAGGTGTGTGAGAAGGTGCAGAAGAAGGGAGTAACTACCTACAATGAGGTGGCTGACGAGCTCGTGGCAGAGTTCAGCGCCAACGACACCCTCCTCTCGCCCGGCGACTCG CATTCCTACGACCAGAAGAACATCCGACGCCGTGTGTACGATGCACTCAACGTGCTCATGGCCATGAACATCATCTCTAAAGAGAAGAAAGAGATCAGGTGGATCGGCCTGcccaccaactcagcccaggagTGTCAGAGCCTGGAG gtggagagacagagacgacTAGAGAGGATCAAACAGAAACAGTCTCAGCTTCAGGAActcattctacag CAAATAGCGTTCAAGCGCCTGGTGCAGCGTAATCGTGCAGCGGAGCAGCAAGCGGGCAGGGCTCCACCCCCAAACTCTGTCATCAACCTGCccttcatcatcatcaacacctcCAAGAGGACCGTCATCGACTGCAGCATCTCCAACGACAA GTTTGAGTACCTGTTCAACTTTGACAACATGTTTGAGATCCATGATGACATTGAGGTATTGAAGAGAATGGGGCTGGCCTGTGGTCTGGAGGTGGGCCACTGTTCACCAGAGGACCTGAAGGAAGCCCGCACCCTGGTGCCCAGAGCCCTGGAGCCCTATGTTACAG AAATGGCCACGGGTCCAATAAGCAACGTCTACATCACAGGAGCCTCATCTACAAACGGAGGAGGACGCCGTCACACAAG TAGTGCCGATGGCACAGTGGCGTCCATTTCCAACGACTCACACTACAGCGGCTCGCAAGGCCACACTCCCGTGTCCTACATggcagatgaggaagaggatgacgaAGACTACGACGACAATGattaa